In Camelina sativa cultivar DH55 chromosome 16, Cs, whole genome shotgun sequence, a single window of DNA contains:
- the LOC104750144 gene encoding protein NRT1/ PTR FAMILY 4.3-like, which yields MAEINKQSHKWEQEEVSNEMNNWELAEEESVDWRGRPSNPNKHGGMRAALFVLGLQAFEIMGIAAVGNNLITYVINEMHFPLSKAANIVTNFVGTIFIFALLGGYLSDAFLGSFWTILIFGFVELSGFILLSVQAHLPQLKPPKCNPMIDQTCEEAKGFKAMIFFMALYLVALGSGCVKPNMIAHGADQFSQSDPKQSKRLSSYFNAAYFAFSMGELIALTLLVWVQTHSGMDVGFGVSAAAMTLGLISLVSGTMYFRNKRPRRSIFTPIAQVVVAAILKRKLVSPSDPRMLHGDHHVANDVVPSSTLPHTPRFRFLDKACIKIQETNIKESPWRLCTVTQVEQVKTLISLVPIFASTIVFNTILAQLQTFSVQQGSSMNTRLSNSFHIPPASLQAIPYILLIFLVPLYDSLLVPFARKLTGHNSGIPPLTRIGVGLFLSTFSMVSAAMLEKKRRDSSVLDGRILSIFWITPQFLIFGVSEMFTAVGLIEFFYKQSAKGMESFLMALTYCSYSFGFYFSSVLVSVVNQITSTSVDSKGWLGENDLNKDRLDLFYWLLAVLSLLNFLSYLFWSRWNIKSSRSNTTNVVGDENI from the exons ATGGCagagataaacaaacaaagcCACAAATGGGAACAAGAGGAGGTTAGTAATGAGATGAATAATTGGGAATTGGCTGAAGAAGAAAGTGTTGACTGGAGAGGGAGACCTTCCAACCCTAACAAACATGGTGGCATGAGAGCTGCTCTCTTTGTTCTtg gaCTACAAGCCTTTGAGATTATGGGGATTGCAGCGGTAGGGAACAACCTTATAACTTATGTAATAAACGAAATGCATTTCCCCTTGTCTAAAGCGGCCAATATTGTCACCAACTTTGTCGGCACCATCTTTATCTTCGCCCTTCTCGGCGGCTACCTCTCGGACGCCTTTCTAGGCAGCTTCTGGACCATCCTCATCTTCGGCTTCGTCGAGCTTTCT GGTTTCATACTATTATCAGTACAAGCACATTTGCCCCAACTAAAGCCACCAAAGTGTAACCCAATGATAGACCAAACATGTGAAGAAGCCAAAGGTTTCAAGGCAATGATCTTCTTCATGGCACTCTACTTGGTGGCTTTAGGAAGTGGCTGCGTGAAACCAAACATGATAGCTCACGGTGCGGACCAGTTCTCTCAGTCGGATCCTAAACAATCAAAACGACTCTCGTCTTACTTCAATGCCGCCTATTTTGCATTCTCAATGGGAGAGCTTATCGCTCTGACTCTCCTAGTTTGGGTTCAAACTCATTCGGGCATGGACGTTGGGTTCGGAGTCTCTGCTGCAGCCATGACTTTAGGCCTCATTAGCTTAGTCTCCGGTACTATGTATTTTCGTAACAAACGTCCACGTCGAAGCATCTTCACTCCCATTGCCCAA GTTGTTGTGGCTGCCATATTAAAAAGAAAGCTTGTGTCTCCCTCTGACCCAAGAATGCTTCATGGAGACCACCATGTCGCAAACGACGTCGTACCCTCCTCCACTTTACCACACACTCCTCGATTCAG GTTCTTGGACAAGGCATGCATCAAAATCcaagaaacaaacataaagGAGAGTCCATGGAGGCTCTGCACAGTAACACAAGTAGAGCAAGTAAAAACCTTAATCTCACTTGTCCCAATCTTCGCAAGCACCATCGTCTTCAACACCATCTTGGCTCAGCTCCAAACTTTTTCGGTCCAACAAGGAAGTTCCATGAACACTCGTCTCTCAAATTCCTTCCACATCCCTCCAGCTTCACTCCAGGCCATCCCTTACATATTGCTCATATTTCTCGTCCCTCTCTACGACTCTCTCTTAGTCCCTTTTGCACGTAAGCTCACAGGACATAACTCAGGCATTCCTCCATTGACTCGGATAGGTGTCGGACTCTTCCTCTCTACTTTCTCAATGGTTTCAGCTGCTATGCTCGAGAAGAAGCGTAGAGACTCTTCAGTTCTTGACGGTAGAATCTTGAGTATCTTTTGGATCACGCCACAGTTCTTGATCTTTGGGGTCTCCGAGATGTTTACAGCCGTTGGATTAATCGAGTTCTTTTACAAACAATCTGCAAAGGGCATGGAATCATTCTTGATGGCATTGACTTATTGTTCCTACTCCTTTGGATTTTACTTCAGCTCGGTGCTCGTTTCGGTCGTCAACCAGATTACTTCTACGTCCGTCGACTCTAAAGGGTGGCTTGGGGAGAACGATCTGAATAAGGACAGGCTCGATCTGTTCTATTGGCTTTTAGCGGTTCTTAGTCTCTTGAACTTTCTTAGCTATCTCTTTTGGTCTCGTTGGAACATTAAGTCTTCGAGAAGCAACACCACTAATGTGGTGGGAGATGAGAACATATAG